From the genome of Sphingobacterium kitahiroshimense, one region includes:
- the uvrA gene encoding excinuclease ABC subunit UvrA, with protein MTKKITPDLGEQSEVQVFGARVHNLKNIDISFPRNELVVITGLSGSGKSSLAFDTIYAEGQRRYMETFSAYSRQFLGGMERPDVDKISGLSPVISIEQKTTSKNPRSTVGTITEVYDFMRLLFARASEAFSYVTGNRMQRMSDDQIVDRILTDFDGQALNILAPVIKGRKGHYRELFEQIRKQGYVKVRVDGEIVDLTPKMQVDRYKIHDIEIVIDRLKVTADDKKRLQTSVMQAMKTAKGIIKVANQENVEQFFSRYLMDAESGISYDEPQPNTFSFNSPYGACPKCDGLGYIFEIDKNTVIPDGKLSIQKGGLAPLGPAKDTWNFQVLKAVAKKLDFSLTTPLEKLTEEQIDTLLFGAEEPISVAVSYGSYDVRDYRIEFSGIFKMLEEQSGKSSDDMSSLDDFRSKIVCPTCEGARLKKESLHFKFAGKNIYELAHMDIKSLYEWFSNVNASLDERQQIIATEILKEIQSRLGFLLDVGLNYLTIDRSSKSLSGGEAQRIRLATQIGSQLVNVLYILDEPSIGLHQRDNERLINSLKNLRDIGNSVLVVEHDKDMILNADYVIDMGPAAGVNGGQVVAEGKPKDILKSKSLTAAYLNGKKEVAIPSERRAGNGKTLSLKGATGNNLKNVSVDFPLGKLILVSGVSGSGKSSLITGTLYPILNKHFFRAKGIPLPYKSIEGLEHVDKVIEIDQSPIGRTPRSNPSTYTGVFSDIRTLFVQLPEAKIRGYKPGRFSFNVKGGRCETCQGGGMKVVEMNFLPDVQVPCETCHGKRYNRETLEVRFRSKSISDILDMSVDEAVVFFENIPSIYRKIKTLQDVGLGYITLGQSSTTLSGGEAQRIKLATELSKKDTGNTFYILDEPTTGLHFEDVNVLMGVINRLVDRGNTILIIEHNLDVIKCADWVIDIGPEGGKEGGNVLFAGVPEELIKNKKSETARFLKLEMQ; from the coding sequence ATGACAAAGAAAATCACACCTGATTTAGGTGAACAAAGTGAAGTTCAAGTATTTGGAGCACGTGTACATAACCTCAAAAATATTGACATTTCATTTCCTCGAAACGAATTGGTTGTTATTACAGGATTAAGTGGCAGTGGTAAATCGTCATTAGCTTTTGACACCATATACGCGGAAGGCCAAAGACGTTACATGGAAACATTTAGCGCTTATAGCCGTCAGTTTTTAGGTGGTATGGAACGACCGGATGTAGATAAAATTTCTGGTTTGAGTCCTGTGATTTCTATTGAACAAAAAACAACAAGCAAAAATCCGCGTTCTACTGTCGGCACCATCACTGAGGTGTATGATTTTATGCGTTTGCTATTTGCTCGCGCAAGTGAAGCATTTTCTTATGTTACAGGCAATCGCATGCAACGCATGTCTGACGACCAGATTGTTGATCGTATTTTAACCGATTTTGATGGACAGGCTTTGAATATTTTAGCTCCCGTGATCAAAGGGCGTAAAGGTCATTACCGTGAGTTGTTTGAGCAAATCCGTAAACAGGGTTATGTTAAAGTCCGTGTAGATGGAGAAATCGTAGATTTAACGCCTAAAATGCAGGTAGACCGCTATAAAATACACGATATTGAAATTGTGATCGACCGCTTAAAGGTTACTGCCGACGATAAAAAAAGGTTGCAAACATCTGTTATGCAAGCGATGAAGACAGCAAAAGGAATTATTAAGGTAGCCAATCAAGAAAATGTCGAGCAATTTTTCAGCCGCTATCTCATGGATGCCGAATCAGGTATTTCTTACGATGAACCGCAGCCTAATACGTTTTCATTTAACTCCCCATACGGTGCCTGTCCAAAATGTGATGGCCTAGGATATATTTTTGAAATTGACAAAAACACAGTTATCCCTGATGGAAAATTAAGCATTCAAAAAGGAGGCTTAGCTCCCTTAGGACCTGCAAAGGATACCTGGAACTTCCAAGTGTTGAAAGCTGTGGCTAAAAAACTTGATTTTTCTTTGACAACACCGCTAGAGAAGTTGACAGAAGAGCAAATCGACACGTTACTATTTGGTGCTGAGGAGCCTATTTCAGTTGCTGTTTCCTACGGCAGTTACGATGTACGTGATTACCGCATTGAGTTTTCTGGTATTTTCAAAATGCTAGAGGAGCAGTCTGGTAAATCTAGTGATGATATGTCTTCTTTAGATGATTTCAGATCAAAGATTGTATGTCCAACTTGTGAAGGTGCCAGGCTTAAAAAGGAATCACTTCATTTTAAATTTGCCGGTAAAAACATTTATGAACTGGCACATATGGATATTAAATCGCTATATGAATGGTTCTCAAATGTAAACGCTTCTTTAGATGAACGTCAACAGATCATTGCTACCGAAATATTAAAAGAAATACAATCGCGTTTAGGTTTCCTACTGGATGTAGGCTTAAATTACCTGACTATAGATCGTTCTTCTAAATCGCTATCTGGTGGTGAAGCGCAACGTATCCGACTTGCGACACAAATAGGTTCCCAACTTGTCAATGTTCTATACATCTTGGATGAGCCGAGCATCGGTCTCCACCAGAGAGATAATGAGCGTCTGATCAATTCTTTAAAAAATTTACGTGATATCGGCAATTCGGTGCTGGTTGTTGAGCATGATAAAGACATGATCTTAAATGCAGACTATGTTATTGATATGGGACCCGCTGCTGGTGTCAATGGAGGTCAAGTGGTTGCCGAAGGGAAACCGAAAGATATCCTGAAATCAAAATCACTAACTGCAGCTTATTTAAATGGGAAAAAAGAGGTTGCGATTCCTTCAGAACGAAGAGCTGGAAACGGAAAAACATTATCTTTAAAAGGTGCAACAGGAAATAACTTAAAAAATGTTTCTGTCGATTTTCCACTTGGAAAATTAATTCTTGTCTCGGGCGTTTCGGGTTCTGGTAAATCAAGTTTGATTACCGGTACGTTATATCCGATTCTAAATAAACATTTTTTCCGTGCAAAAGGTATTCCACTTCCTTACAAAAGTATCGAAGGTCTGGAGCATGTCGATAAGGTCATTGAAATAGACCAAAGTCCGATCGGTCGTACTCCAAGATCAAACCCTTCTACTTATACGGGTGTATTTTCAGATATCAGAACTTTATTTGTCCAACTTCCTGAAGCGAAAATAAGGGGTTATAAACCGGGACGTTTTTCATTTAATGTGAAAGGCGGACGTTGTGAAACTTGTCAAGGTGGTGGAATGAAGGTTGTGGAAATGAATTTCCTTCCTGATGTCCAGGTTCCTTGTGAAACATGTCATGGAAAACGTTATAACAGAGAAACTTTGGAGGTTCGCTTCAGAAGTAAATCCATCTCAGATATCCTGGATATGAGTGTTGATGAGGCAGTCGTTTTCTTTGAAAATATTCCTTCCATCTATCGTAAGATTAAAACATTACAGGATGTTGGCTTGGGTTATATTACATTGGGACAGTCTTCAACAACATTATCGGGCGGGGAAGCACAACGGATTAAATTGGCGACAGAGCTTTCCAAGAAAGACACCGGAAATACATTTTATATCTTAGATGAGCCGACAACGGGTTTACATTTTGAGGATGTAAATGTATTGATGGGCGTAATCAACCGATTAGTTGACCGTGGTAACACGATCTTAATCATCGAACATAACCTCGATGTTATTAAATGTGCTGATTGGGTGATTGACATTGGTCCTGAAGGTGGTAAAGAAGGCGGTAATGTCTTATTTGCAGGTGTACCTGAAGAGTTAATCAAAAATAAAAAGAGCGAAACGGCTCGATTCCTTAAACTGGAAATGCAATAA
- a CDS encoding DUF2157 domain-containing protein encodes MKKLDVTKQEKESLEEAIQFWEKENVIDASTAKAMVDSIDVKSFDWKRLARYAFWVALASLVFAVFSLMTDTAFLKFVDTLYEAPNILFCLFFGALAVLFYTLGFRYKTKFPNKNLSIETMMLIGVFSTAACIGFLGKVLDKNSMHYSLLFLLSVLIYGYLANRLKSKLIWVFMLVALGIWFATETAYHSDWGFKFWGMNYPLRFTIFGLMLTLIAVYVQPRFKKLIEFQPLSYLIGLLYLMISLWSLSIFGNYSDFYEWTLVRQYHIFYWGLLSTAVAAGLVIYGLKMKDNTTREIGFVFFVLNVYTRYVEYLWDNINRAIFFLILAVSFWFVGRWAEKLWQKREDSLDT; translated from the coding sequence ATGAAGAAATTAGACGTTACTAAACAAGAAAAAGAATCCTTAGAAGAAGCAATACAATTTTGGGAAAAGGAAAATGTAATTGATGCATCGACAGCAAAAGCTATGGTCGATAGCATTGATGTCAAAAGCTTTGATTGGAAGCGCCTAGCACGGTATGCATTTTGGGTTGCCTTAGCATCTTTGGTATTTGCAGTTTTTTCTTTAATGACTGATACTGCATTTCTCAAATTTGTAGATACACTGTACGAAGCGCCCAATATTTTATTCTGTCTCTTTTTTGGTGCTTTAGCTGTATTGTTTTATACCCTCGGCTTTCGTTACAAAACAAAATTTCCTAATAAAAATCTTTCTATTGAAACCATGATGTTGATAGGTGTTTTTTCGACAGCAGCATGCATCGGATTTTTAGGAAAGGTATTGGATAAGAATAGTATGCACTATTCTTTACTATTTCTATTATCAGTCCTCATATACGGATATCTCGCGAACCGCTTAAAATCTAAGCTCATATGGGTATTTATGCTTGTTGCATTAGGAATCTGGTTTGCGACCGAAACAGCATATCATAGTGATTGGGGATTTAAGTTCTGGGGAATGAATTACCCACTACGTTTTACTATTTTTGGACTAATGCTGACATTAATTGCTGTTTATGTGCAGCCACGGTTCAAAAAACTGATAGAATTTCAACCGCTAAGCTACCTCATTGGCTTACTATACTTAATGATTTCATTGTGGTCTCTTTCTATTTTTGGTAATTATTCAGATTTCTATGAATGGACTTTAGTAAGACAGTACCACATCTTTTATTGGGGTCTGTTGTCGACAGCAGTAGCCGCAGGTCTCGTTATCTATGGACTGAAGATGAAAGACAATACAACAAGAGAAATTGGTTTTGTATTTTTTGTATTGAATGTCTACACAAGATATGTAGAATACCTTTGGGATAATATCAATCGTGCAATCTTTTTTCTTATTTTGGCAGTATCATTCTGGTTTGTTGGTCGTTGGGCAGAAAAATTATGGCAAAAAAGAGAAGATAGTTTAGATACCTAA
- a CDS encoding response regulator transcription factor, which produces MNKLLLIEDDADFGFMLQHYLQLSGYDVHWMQSPAELLLAENILPYDLLILDVMLPVKSGFTLAQEIKEYYPEVPFIFLTAKEQKIDKITGLKIGADDYLTKPCDPEELVLRIQNILKRNKKTDQITSITLGSYQFFPQRLLLTHPLEQFKLTEREAKLLQFLCQRNGSLVTREEILQQVWGNSDFFNGRSMDVFITRLRKYLKHDLNLHITSSRGVGFNISF; this is translated from the coding sequence ATGAATAAACTTTTGTTAATTGAAGACGATGCTGATTTCGGATTTATGTTGCAGCATTATTTACAGCTTTCCGGATATGATGTGCACTGGATGCAAAGCCCAGCGGAATTACTGCTTGCTGAAAATATACTTCCTTACGATCTATTAATTTTGGATGTAATGTTACCCGTTAAAAGCGGTTTCACATTAGCGCAGGAGATCAAAGAATACTATCCTGAAGTCCCTTTTATTTTCCTAACCGCCAAAGAACAAAAAATAGATAAAATAACAGGTTTAAAAATTGGCGCTGACGATTACCTAACAAAACCCTGTGATCCAGAGGAATTAGTATTACGAATCCAAAATATCCTAAAGCGTAATAAAAAAACTGATCAGATCACATCAATTACCCTTGGTAGTTATCAATTTTTCCCTCAGCGATTACTCCTCACTCATCCACTGGAACAATTTAAACTAACAGAAAGAGAAGCGAAGCTCTTACAGTTTCTATGTCAACGCAATGGTTCTCTTGTGACAAGGGAAGAAATCTTACAGCAAGTCTGGGGTAACAGTGACTTTTTTAATGGCCGCAGCATGGATGTTTTCATTACGAGATTACGCAAGTACCTCAAACATGATTTAAATCTACACATTACTTCTTCAAGAGGTGTAGGCTTTAACATTTCCTTTTAA
- a CDS encoding sensor histidine kinase — MELKSKNYIYFFTILFVILIGIQSYLLLNSFQLKKREIYSLTKEKLGKIDETDALFDNDLLNNQDATSYYIQLAQKKITLATLESSYADKVNKTEKALTHYVDSLFSPLGFQVRLQKEILQITFQNAQEKLIKKPIIVYKTSGEMTHPLELSSGTWSTEKTVKQLTKEQSTITAEQEDKQYSFLVLRRSTFEVVNINWIVFKELAFLLFNSTLILLALLFLFYRTYQNLKQQQRKISQLHDAVDNISHELKTPIATLKVALKTIQKQPDPTILAVMERQVERLENTLQPLHESDKTDADIPITFDQVKMILADFKLAHPHIKFDINEFSTIEIPINESDFTTIIVNLMNNSIKYGASHLSVSISTNKNLFEIQVRDNGIGMALKEIPHIFEKFYRIQKNNIHDSKGLGLGLYLVNTIVGRHQGKIDVTSKINIGTTFNIIIPHE, encoded by the coding sequence ATGGAACTTAAGTCTAAAAACTATATTTATTTTTTCACGATCCTCTTTGTTATCCTTATTGGCATTCAATCCTATTTGCTCTTGAATTCTTTTCAATTGAAGAAAAGGGAGATATATTCGCTAACAAAAGAGAAACTAGGAAAAATAGATGAGACTGACGCTCTATTCGACAATGATCTCCTTAATAATCAAGACGCAACTTCTTACTACATACAACTAGCTCAGAAAAAAATTACGCTTGCAACGCTGGAAAGCAGTTATGCTGATAAAGTAAATAAAACTGAGAAAGCGTTGACACATTATGTAGATAGTCTTTTTTCCCCATTAGGTTTTCAGGTAAGATTACAAAAAGAGATTCTGCAAATCACCTTTCAAAACGCTCAAGAAAAACTGATCAAAAAACCAATAATTGTCTATAAAACAAGTGGTGAAATGACGCATCCATTGGAGTTATCTTCTGGAACCTGGTCTACTGAAAAAACTGTTAAACAGTTAACGAAAGAACAGTCAACAATCACTGCTGAGCAGGAAGATAAACAGTACAGTTTTCTTGTTCTTCGAAGATCAACGTTTGAGGTGGTCAATATCAACTGGATTGTTTTTAAGGAGTTAGCATTCCTACTCTTCAATTCAACATTGATTCTATTGGCTTTATTATTCTTATTTTATCGAACATATCAGAATTTAAAACAGCAACAGAGAAAGATTAGTCAGTTGCATGATGCCGTTGACAATATTTCGCATGAACTAAAAACGCCCATTGCAACGCTTAAAGTAGCTTTAAAAACAATTCAAAAACAACCTGATCCTACCATTCTAGCCGTTATGGAACGTCAAGTGGAACGTCTGGAAAACACTTTACAACCTTTGCATGAAAGTGACAAAACAGATGCAGACATCCCCATTACCTTTGATCAAGTGAAGATGATACTTGCTGATTTTAAACTTGCTCATCCTCATATAAAATTTGATATAAATGAGTTTTCAACAATCGAAATACCAATTAACGAATCCGATTTTACGACCATTATTGTCAATCTTATGAATAACAGCATCAAGTATGGTGCTTCTCATCTGAGTGTATCAATTTCCACGAACAAGAATTTATTTGAAATCCAAGTACGTGATAATGGGATAGGAATGGCTTTAAAAGAAATTCCTCATATCTTTGAGAAATTCTACCGCATACAAAAAAATAATATCCATGATAGCAAGGGTTTAGGACTAGGATTATATCTTGTCAATACGATTGTAGGGCGTCATCAAGGCAAAATAGACGTTACTAGCAAAATCAATATAGGAACTACTTTTAATATTATAATTCCCCATGAATAA
- a CDS encoding outer membrane beta-barrel family protein, which produces MKYLIILLLLPFLGQAQGKRLSGSVCDQNEIPLKGATVILLDSISKPIHTLSLDTAGRFDFVIEDNQLYRMAISHLNYQSRELNFRSDTLQVPLLIKLSPNESKLEEAQVTGKRPRVTRKIDRLEFNVQGSNLSGLNSWDILKRTPMVMVSGSSIAVRGDKKVVVMINERKLMMSGEELKTLLENTAGSDVQSIEVITSPPAKYEAEGSTIINIKLNKSQLFGYRGTLLALAEQSNYGKQLFGLTQYYKNEKVNVRATYNFGRGTYARYGTDFVYYPNDQTSWESVMTRIDKNNSQNSYVFSLDYTPDSIWNIAVGLNGYYGPKSTGLYQVPTSIYNKDRLLESSYLTQNDHIESRKTNNYYLQVNKKINSNWNANWSSYFTTNRKSNLQDVWTDLQFKNQDPKSTRFLSDNATQNQLFTTQLDLSVNMNNIAIEFGGKFSAVKTKSTLMFSDDASGSFEPRSDKSNIFDYDEQQAAVYGSIAYKWRKWSWKGGLRLENTALEGVVSEPEDRNNQNYWVLFPTFYAQYQTDQEYQWGFSYGKRISRPAYSWLNPAKSYYNLFSYFQGDPRLKATIIHNLNITLTKKEWNVDLFYRYEQWPSMEIAIQDNINHQLIFHYTNIRNGQGAGVDLGKSFQLLKNWSLNAQLEGMYNVNNYQGSDMQLYRNRVWMANGNFSSIFVLNKESDWNLELGKTFESPTIQGPFKITGYSSTYLITSRKFFGKRFEVNLSFMDIFKSERQRVSSKYADQNNYYNDYRDTRKVNITLRYHFGNQKIKNNSSMPKKTEEQGRL; this is translated from the coding sequence ATGAAGTATCTAATTATTCTATTATTATTACCTTTTCTTGGACAGGCTCAAGGGAAACGTTTATCCGGTAGTGTGTGCGATCAAAACGAAATTCCTTTGAAAGGAGCAACTGTCATTTTATTGGACAGTATAAGTAAACCCATCCACACATTAAGTCTCGACACTGCCGGTAGGTTTGATTTTGTAATAGAAGACAACCAGCTATACCGTATGGCAATATCCCATTTAAATTATCAGAGCCGAGAATTGAATTTTCGATCAGATACCTTACAAGTTCCATTATTAATAAAGTTAAGTCCTAATGAGTCGAAACTGGAAGAAGCGCAAGTAACCGGTAAAAGACCAAGGGTTACTCGAAAAATTGATCGTTTAGAGTTTAATGTGCAAGGAAGTAATCTATCCGGATTGAACAGTTGGGATATTTTGAAACGGACACCTATGGTTATGGTAAGTGGAAGTAGTATAGCTGTACGTGGAGACAAAAAAGTAGTTGTCATGATTAATGAAAGAAAACTGATGATGAGCGGGGAAGAACTAAAAACGTTACTCGAAAATACAGCAGGATCGGATGTTCAATCTATTGAGGTCATTACAAGTCCACCTGCAAAATATGAAGCGGAGGGAAGTACTATTATTAATATAAAACTCAATAAATCGCAACTATTTGGGTACAGAGGTACGCTACTGGCATTGGCAGAGCAAAGTAATTATGGTAAGCAACTATTTGGACTGACCCAATACTATAAAAATGAAAAAGTTAATGTTCGCGCCACTTATAATTTTGGAAGAGGGACATATGCGCGCTATGGAACCGATTTTGTCTACTATCCGAATGATCAAACTTCCTGGGAAAGTGTTATGACCCGTATCGATAAAAATAATAGCCAAAACAGTTACGTGTTTTCGCTCGACTACACGCCGGATAGTATCTGGAATATTGCCGTCGGTCTAAACGGATATTATGGACCAAAATCAACAGGATTATATCAAGTACCGACTTCCATCTATAATAAGGATAGGTTACTGGAGTCTTCTTATTTAACACAGAACGATCATATCGAATCGCGTAAAACCAATAACTATTACTTGCAGGTTAATAAAAAAATAAATTCCAACTGGAATGCAAATTGGTCTTCCTATTTTACAACAAATCGTAAATCTAATCTACAGGATGTATGGACAGATCTACAATTTAAGAATCAAGATCCTAAAAGTACGCGCTTTCTGAGTGACAATGCTACACAGAACCAATTATTCACAACACAGCTCGATCTTTCTGTAAATATGAATAATATTGCCATTGAGTTTGGAGGTAAGTTTAGTGCTGTGAAAACGAAAAGTACCTTAATGTTTTCAGATGATGCTTCAGGAAGTTTTGAGCCTCGATCAGATAAGAGTAATATTTTTGATTACGATGAACAACAGGCAGCTGTATATGGATCAATAGCATATAAATGGCGAAAATGGAGCTGGAAAGGAGGTTTGCGTCTTGAAAATACGGCATTGGAAGGAGTCGTCTCAGAACCGGAAGACCGGAATAATCAAAATTATTGGGTACTCTTTCCAACCTTCTATGCTCAGTACCAAACAGATCAGGAATACCAATGGGGGTTTTCTTACGGTAAGCGTATCAGCAGACCTGCTTATTCGTGGTTAAACCCGGCGAAGTCCTATTATAATCTTTTTTCTTATTTTCAGGGAGATCCGCGGTTGAAGGCTACAATTATTCATAATCTCAATATTACGTTAACGAAAAAAGAATGGAATGTAGATTTGTTTTATCGATATGAGCAATGGCCGTCCATGGAGATTGCTATTCAAGATAATATAAATCATCAATTGATCTTTCATTACACGAATATTCGAAACGGGCAGGGAGCAGGTGTAGATTTGGGTAAAAGTTTTCAATTATTGAAAAATTGGAGTTTAAACGCACAACTGGAAGGGATGTACAATGTCAATAATTATCAAGGTAGCGATATGCAATTGTATCGTAATCGAGTGTGGATGGCCAATGGAAATTTTAGTTCAATTTTCGTGCTGAATAAAGAAAGCGACTGGAACCTTGAGCTTGGAAAAACCTTTGAGTCGCCTACCATACAGGGACCTTTTAAGATCACAGGTTATTCTAGTACCTATCTGATCACGAGCCGTAAGTTTTTTGGTAAACGGTTTGAAGTCAATCTTTCTTTTATGGATATTTTTAAATCGGAAAGACAAAGGGTATCTTCAAAATATGCGGACCAAAATAATTACTATAACGATTATCGAGATACACGCAAAGTCAATATAACATTACGCTATCATTTTGGCAATCAGAAGATAAAGAATAATTCCAGTATGCCTAAAAAGACGGAAGAGCAGGGAAGATTATAA
- a CDS encoding OsmC family protein — protein MKVTLNRQNKAVHFEAASELSNVKVNIDGSEAIGGEGKGVRPMELVLMALGSCSVFDLSSILTKQRQEIEDIQVEVEGKRREEIPNIFTDIHISFYLKGAIDEIKAQKAAELAVKKYCSVHDMLAAGGINITYSLKIN, from the coding sequence ATGAAAGTAACACTAAATCGTCAAAATAAAGCAGTTCACTTTGAAGCAGCAAGTGAACTATCCAATGTAAAAGTAAATATTGATGGTTCAGAAGCTATTGGTGGTGAAGGTAAGGGAGTTCGCCCTATGGAATTAGTCTTAATGGCACTAGGCTCATGTAGTGTATTTGATCTTTCTTCTATTTTGACGAAACAGCGTCAGGAAATTGAAGATATACAAGTTGAGGTTGAGGGAAAACGCCGCGAGGAAATTCCAAATATCTTTACAGATATCCACATTAGCTTTTATCTAAAAGGTGCTATTGATGAAATTAAAGCTCAAAAGGCAGCAGAATTGGCGGTCAAAAAATACTGTTCGGTACATGATATGCTTGCCGCAGGTGGTATCAATATCACCTATTCACTCAAAATCAATTAA
- a CDS encoding G-D-S-L family lipolytic protein, whose product MNRRNLYIGVALAILSITACKPSLDEFTPSAGTKADFSKYIAIGNSLSAGFADGGLYLDGQKVAFPLLISEQLQKVGGGEFKSPFFSEEQSNGSGYIRLKALVNGQPVTEQVTDKLAYRSASPKLLTKFTDPINNLGVPGMRMDMAFAPGIGTAAGNMYFERLLPEGTPPTMNYFTYSTSQNHTFFTFSLGNNDVLGYATNGAVNEGPTTTLTSTALFNTLLNNYVTTLTAKGQKGVLATIPDVTSVPYFTTVTRQALLAAVNAASTTKVTDIYIATKTGPRAATDQDFFVLPFSSAGLLGVPNVNKIPYGLHPLNPVEDKYVLDTKEAAEVVVRVNDFNKSIKSIAASKGLAVADVNAFLTAVKNGIRIDGLSVSAKYITGNGFSLDGIHLTPIGNALMANVFIEAINKTYGAQVPRLNISDYRGVKLP is encoded by the coding sequence ATGAACAGAAGAAATTTATATATAGGAGTTGCATTGGCGATACTGAGTATCACAGCATGTAAACCATCTCTCGACGAATTCACACCTTCAGCAGGAACAAAAGCTGACTTTAGTAAATATATTGCCATTGGAAATTCTCTTTCTGCAGGATTCGCTGATGGGGGACTATATCTTGATGGCCAAAAAGTAGCTTTTCCATTGCTCATCTCAGAACAACTTCAAAAAGTAGGCGGAGGCGAGTTCAAATCTCCATTTTTTAGCGAGGAGCAGTCCAATGGATCGGGCTATATTCGTCTTAAAGCATTGGTCAATGGCCAACCAGTAACAGAACAGGTTACAGACAAATTAGCTTACCGCTCCGCTAGTCCAAAATTATTAACGAAATTTACTGATCCGATCAATAATTTAGGGGTACCGGGTATGCGTATGGATATGGCTTTTGCACCTGGCATAGGAACAGCAGCTGGAAATATGTACTTCGAACGTCTATTACCAGAAGGCACTCCACCAACAATGAATTATTTCACTTATTCTACGTCACAAAATCATACGTTCTTTACATTTTCATTGGGAAATAATGATGTATTGGGGTATGCAACCAATGGAGCTGTTAATGAAGGTCCAACGACAACATTAACCTCTACAGCACTGTTCAATACCCTATTGAATAATTATGTAACAACATTAACAGCAAAAGGGCAAAAAGGTGTGTTAGCAACGATCCCTGATGTAACATCCGTGCCTTATTTTACAACAGTAACACGTCAAGCGCTTCTAGCGGCAGTAAATGCCGCAAGTACAACCAAAGTGACTGATATTTACATCGCAACTAAGACGGGCCCGCGAGCTGCTACGGATCAGGATTTCTTTGTCCTCCCTTTTTCATCGGCAGGTTTATTGGGTGTTCCAAATGTAAACAAAATACCTTACGGATTACACCCGCTCAATCCTGTTGAGGACAAATATGTTTTAGATACAAAAGAAGCTGCAGAAGTGGTAGTGCGTGTCAATGATTTCAATAAATCAATTAAATCGATCGCCGCGTCTAAAGGCTTAGCTGTCGCAGACGTCAATGCATTTTTAACAGCTGTTAAAAATGGCATCCGCATCGATGGTCTATCGGTAAGTGCGAAATATATCACTGGAAATGGGTTTTCATTGGACGGAATACATTTGACGCCTATTGGAAATGCATTAATGGCAAATGTATTTATTGAAGCCATCAATAAAACGTACGGTGCTCAAGTTCCGAGATTAAATATATCTGATTATAGAGGTGTGAAACTTCCATAA